GCGCCCTGCCTGCGGCGAAGGCGGGGGCCAGGATCGCCAGGGTGGCGACCACGCCCCGTCCGCGCGCCCGGTACACCCTCGGCACGGACGCCGCCTTCATCATCCCCCTCGCGCGGTTCCTGCCGGCCCGGCTGATGGACGCCGTCCTCGCCTTGAGCCACCGGTCCCGGAGCCCGAGATCCGCGCCCACGCCCGCACCTGAGTCCACCGGGAGTTCCTCATGACGACGCTCGCCGATCGCATCGAACTGATCGAGTTGATGGGCCGCTACGCCGACATCGCCGACCTCAAGGAGTTCGACAGGCTTCCCGCCCTCGTCTACACGGACTCCGTGACCCTCGACTTCTCCTCGGTCGTCGGTCTGCCGCCCATGACCGTGCCCCTCGACGAGTACGTCCACGTGCTGGACCAGGCGTTCGCCCCCTTCTCCGCCACCCACCACGCCATCACCGGGCACGTCGTCGAGATCGACGGTGACCGCGCCACCCTCCACGCACACGTCCGCGCCGAACACTGGGTGCCGGAAGAACAGGCGGGCGGCGGCCCGGACCGATGGCTGGTCGTCGGCTTCTACGACAACGAGGCCGTCCGGACGCCGCGGGGCTGGCGCCTCAGCAGCGTCAAGCTCACCGCCACGCACCAGGAGAACGCCCAGCTGCCAGGGCCTGCCCCGTCCTACGGGCACGCCGTCGAGCAGGGTGAATAGGGCCCCCGACCGGTCAGGAGGCCGTGGACGGCCCACGGCCCCTGGCTGCTCACGGCGGTGTCGATGACGGGTGGGTCCGGCCCTCAGCCCCGCCGCACCCGCCCCGCGATCCGCCGCCCCAGCCGGCCCAGCGCGCGCGACCGGTTCCAGTCGCGGAAGGCGTTGGCCCGGCCGCTGCTGCCCGTGCGGCCCACCGTCTCCTCGACCTCCGCCACGGCCTCCGCCGTCATCCCGCGCACCGCCGGGCGCAGTACCTCCTCCAGGAGGGCGGCGGCCGTGGTCGTCCAGGCGGGGCCCGCGTGCGGGTGGGCGGTCCAGTGGGTGAAGCAGTCGGCCGCGTAGGCGGGGTGGGTGCGCAGCCGCGCGCGGGTCGGCTCGGCGCGGGCCGCCCGGTCGTAGGCGGCGATCAGGGCGGCGTCGTCGCTCCGGACGAAGTCGTACAGCTCAGCTCCCGGCCGGTCCGGGGCCAGCAGGCGTTCCACCAGGCTCGTGAACGCCCGCTCCTGGACCGCTGGTTCGAGGGGTTCGGCCCGGTCACGCAGTGTGCGGACCTGCTCCGCCCAGCCGGGCTCCGGGGCCCCCGTGCGCAGGTCGCGGCAGAGGTCCAGGAGCTGGAGCGCGGCCCGCTCCCGGCCGCCGATCTCCTGCGGGAAGCCCCGCAGCAGGTCGTGGGCGAGCGCGGTGGCGTCCTCCGCGTCCGCCGGGGCGCCGAGCGCCGCGTCGACCAGGCGCGCCCACGTCCCGGCCGCCCGGTGCGCGTCCGAGGTCGCCGCCTCCAGCAGCAGCCGGGCCTCCTCCATGGTGGGCGCCCGGTCCTCCCAGACCAGGCCCACCGCCGTACGCAGGACCAGGGGCTCGGCGAAGGGGGAGAGGCCGGCCGCGCGCAGGACCCGGTGCCAGACCGCCGTCCGGTCCCGGCCGAGCGTGGTCATCGCGCCCGGCACCTCGGCGCACATCCGCAGATGCGGCAGGGCCTGCGTCCCGGTGAACGGCAGCGCGACCCGCTCCAGGAACCGGGCCACCGCCCCGGGGTCCTCGGGCGCGATCCGGTCCAGCGAGCCCAGCAGCGCCGTCCGCACGTCGAACTGCTCGTCCAGCAGCTCCAGCAGCGCCGGGGCGAAGGCAGGCGCCCCCGCGGCCCTGTCCGCTTCCGCCTCTCCGCCCGCCGTCGCCTCCGCCAGGATCGTCCGGGCCAGCCGGTCCACGACCTCCGGCAGCACCTCCGTACCGTTCACACCCAACAGCCGTGCGACCCGCAGCAGTTGTACGGTGCGTGCCACCGGCCGCGCCCTGCCCGCACCGCTCTCCAGCTCGGCCAGGATCTCCGGGCCGAGCACCCCGGCGATCGCCTCCCCGTCCGGGCCCACGAACGCGTCCCGGCGCGGGAGTTCCAGCGAACCGTTGCCGCCCCGCACCGCCTCCGTCACCAGCATCGCGGCGAGCGGCGCGGTGACCGAGGCCGGGCACCGCCCGTCCAGCGCGCCGAACAGCCGCCCCGCCGCGTCGAACTCGGAGCCCGTACGGTCATCGATCCCCGGTGAGGTCAGCGCCTCCACCAGCTGGCCGATCCGCTTCGCGTCCAGCGCGTACGGCCGCTCCGCCGCCCAACCGGCGCCCGCCGCGCGCTCCTCGGGCCCGAGCGTCACCCCGGCACACAGCGCGATCACCGCCAACGGCCCCGCGGCGAAGGGATCCCCGGGCAGCCCGCGCGCCTCCTCGAACAGCTCCGGCGCCCGGCTCCGCCACACCCGTGCCGCCGTCCGCGCCCACACGTCCGCCGCGCCGTCCACCGGGGGCCGGTCCGCGCACACATGGACCCGCAGTCCCGCCTCCCGCGCCGCCGCCGCGTCCTCGGGCGGCACCCCCACCACCCGCAGCGCCGAACTCCCCGGCCGCCGCGTGTACGTGGTGAACGTCAGCCGCTCCACGCTCTCCCTCGGCAGCGCGACCGCCGCCAGCCCCAGCCAGCGCGCCACATCCGCGCTCCGCCTCTCCACCAGCACCACCGGCCCGCCCGCAGGCGCCGCCTCCTCGCTCGCCCGGCGCAGATCGGCGAGGACGGCCGCCAGCCACGGGCCGCGCGAGACGGCGAAGTCGTCGAGACCCTCCCGTACCGGAGCGGGGCCCGGCGGCAACGTGCCGAGCGGGTCGGGCAGCGCACCGCCGACCGGAGTGGCGGCGACCCAGTGCGGCGACCGCCACGCCTCCACCGGCAGCCGGTCGCCCGGCAGCGGCACACCGGCGGGTATGTGCACCGCGTGCGCGTGGAAGCGGACCGGCGCCGTGCCCTCGCCACGCGCCGGAGCCGTACGCCCGACCAGGCGACTGCCGTCGGAGAGCACGGCATACGTGAACGCCTGCGGCAGGGAGCGCAGTTCGGCGTCCGTGGGCCGGTGCGAGGCCCCGTCGGGGAGCGTGTATCCGACCAGCGGTTCCATCTCGGCGAGCAGCGCCGCCGAGACTCCCGGCCCGACCGCCGTGAACCGGCCCGTCGACTCTTCCTCCGGCGCGGCGGAGATGTGGTGCACCTGTGCAAGGCTCATCTGTCGGCCCTCTTCGTCCTGCCGCGACCGGATCCCCGTTCCCACCCACACGCGACCGGGTCGGGGGAGAAGTCCACGGCCGCGGGGGCGACGTTATCAAGGAGCGGGGCGCTGTCCCTACGCTGCGTCAGGTACTGGCCCGAAGACCGCGCCGAAGTCGCGGCTGCCTGCGCAAAGGCAGCGCCGGAGCCGCGGGCCCGGCGGCCGTGGCGTGGATCGTGAACGTGCCGCAGCAGCGGTGGCGGACACACGCCCGAGGGGCGGCGGCCCGGAACGGCCACCGCCCCTCTCCTGGGTCCATCGCCCTACGTCAGCTGCTCCACCCACACGTTCCGGTAGCGGATCTTGCTGCCGTGGTCCTGGAGCCTGATCGCCCCCGCCGTCGCGGCCTCGGCCGCTCCGCCGCCGGTCGGGCCGTCGACCGCCACGTCGTCGTGGACGGTGACACCGTTCCAGACGACGCTGATCCTGGCGTCCTCCGTCTTGTTGCCGGAGGAGTCGAAGCGGGCGGCGCGGAAGGTGATGTCGTACGTCTGCCAGGTCTCCGGCGCGGTGGCCGCGTTCACGTCCGGGGCCTTCTTCGTGTAGATCGCCCCAGCCTCGTCGTCGGCGAGCGTGTCGTCACCGTAGGAGTCCAGGATCTGCACCTCGTACCGGTCCTGGAGGTAGACCCCGCTGTTGGCGCGGTCCTGGCCGGTCACGTCCGGCGGCAGGTTCGGCAGCCAGAACTCCACGTGCACGCGGAAGTCCCCGAACCCCTGCTTCGTGCGCAGATCGCCGTTCTTGATCTCCATCTCCCCGTCGCTCACCGGCCATTCGGGGGTGCGGCCGTCCGGGTGCTGCCAGGCCGCCTGGCTCGTGCCGTCGAAGAGCGGGATGCGGGCGCCCTTCGGGTGGACGGCGATCATGTCGAGGTTCACATGACCGGTGTCGCCGCTGTCGTAGGAGTACGTGATGGTGTTGCGGCCTTCCTCCAGCTCCAGCTGCTCGTTCTTCGTCGCCCAGGTCTTCCAGTCCGTGGTGGAGGCCAGGCTCGTCTGCCGGACCTTCGTGCCGTTGACGTGGACGCTGATCGTCTTGGTGCCGGGGGCCGGGTTCGGCCCGTTGGAGTAGCGCAGGCCGACGTCGTACGTCCCCGCCTTCTCCGTCCGCACGTCGAAGGTGACGGCCGCGCCCTCGTTGCCGAAGTTGTCGACGAAGCCGCCGCCCGAGTAGCCCGCGTGCTCGGTGTCGACGCCCGCGCCGCCGGTGAGGGCCGCCTCCTCCGCCTCGTACAGGGTCGGCGAAGGCTGGTCACCGGGGAGGGAATTGAGCGTGTACCAGGCTTCCGTGGACCACAGCTCCGTGCCGCTCGCGGAGGAGAAGGGGCGCGGGGAGCGGACGTGCACGACCCGGTTCGGCTTGAGGCCGGGCAGGGCGAGCATGACCTTCCTGCCGTCCTCGGAGAGCGTCGCCGAGCCGACCTTCAGGGTCTCCTCGTCGATCTTGGGGCCGCCGTAGGCGGGGGTGGGCGCGTATGTCCACTGCTCGACCTGGTAGCTCTCGGCGAGCTTCGCCGCCGTCTCCTCCGAGAGCGGCTCGGTGTACTCCAGCTCGAAGCCACCGGGCTTGGCCCGCATCGCCAGGATGTCGAACGCCTTGTCCCCGCTGGGGGAGAGCTTCTGGAGCCCGTACGTCAGCTTGCCCTCCTGGCCCCAGTTGCCGCCCGCGCCGAGCCCGCCGGCGTAGATCGCGCCGTCCGGTCCCATGCTGATCCGGTTGACGCCCGCCTCCAGGCCCTGGGTGAAGCGGAAGACCGCGCCCTGGTACTCGCCGTCGACCTTCTCCAGGTAGGCACGTTGGATCCCGCCGTACGTCACGTCCCCGAACAGCATCTGCCCGGCGAACCGCCCCTCGGTCAACTGAAGAGGTGTGCTGGGTGAGTTGGCTATCTCGTTCTGCGGCAGCCACAGCACCGGCTTGGTGACCGGCTTCGTGTCGAAGGGGCCCGACGGGTTGGTGTAGTGATTGAAGAAGCGGTCCTGCTTCACGTGGACCAGCTTCGAGGACGGCAGCCAGCCGCCCTGGTTGTCCAGGACGAACAGGTCGTCGTCCGGGCCCCAGCCGATGCCGTTGGGTGTACGCAGGCCACCGGCGATGTAGTCGACCTTGCCGGTCTCCTTGTTCACCTTGATGGTCGTGCCCCGGTTCTGGGCCGGCTGCGGATTCGTCGTCGCGCCGCCGTAGTCGATCGCCACCGACAGGTTGAGGTAGAAGAACCCGTCCCGGTAGAGCAGGCCGAAGGCGAACTCGTGGAAGTTGCCGCCGTAGGGCCAGGTGGCCACGGTCCGCCGCTCGTCGATGACGTCGTCGCCGTCCGTGTCGGTCAGCTCGGTCAGCTCGTGCTTCTGCGAGACATAGAGCTTGCCGTCGACGGCCTTGATGCCCATGGGCTCCTTGAGCCCCTCGGCCACCTTCTTCGCCTTCACCCGGTCCGGGCCGGTCTCGCCCTGGACGTCGTCGAGGAGGTAGACCTCGCCGGTCTCGTTGTCCGTGCCGCCCCAGGTCGTCACCGCGAGGCGGCCGTCGGGCAGCCAGTCCATCGCGGAGACCTGCGGCTCGAAGCCCGCCGGGCGCAGATCGGTGAGCGCGTAGTCCGGGTGCGTCTCGGTCAGCGGCAGCCCGTCGCCGGGGGAGTCGAGGGCGCCTTCGCACTCCTTGCGGCCCGGCGCCGTCACCCGTACGACATCGGCGTCCGTGGACAGCACGGAGTTCGGTACGACGGCGAAGTCTCCGGAGCCCGGCGGCTGCCAGGCGAGCGTGATCTGCTGGCCGCCGGTGCGGTCGAAGTGGTCGATCCGGAGGGAGTGGTAGCCCGCCGTGAGGGTGACCGTGCCGTCCTTCGGCTCGGCGCCGTGCAACCCGTCGTGGTCGATGACGAGTTGGTCGTCGATGAGCAGCCGCGACCCGTCGTCGCTGGTCAGGCGGAACGTGTACGAACCGTCCTCGGGCACGTCGATGTTGCCCGTCACCTGCGAGACGAAGTGGTCGTTGAAGCCGAAGTCGTCCGTCGAGTCCCAGTCGATCTGCGGCATCAGCTTGTCGACGTTGGGCGTCTGGCCCGCCTTGATGTCGCACAGCTCGTCCAGGGGCACCTGCACATCGAAGACGCGCAGGGTCACCCCCGGTTCCTGCGGGGGGAGGTCGGCCGGAGCCGCCGGTGCGGCGGTGGCCGGGACGGCGGTGAAGGCGCCGATGAGGAACGAGGCGGCCACCAGGCCGGTCAGGTGCCTGCGGAGCGGTCGGTGCCGCGATGCGGATGGTCTGCGGAAGGGGTGGAACGGCCGTGGATGCATTCTTCCTCCTGGCCCCTCGCAGCGAGAGGCACGTCGCGGCGGTGGGTGGGGCCACCCGTCGCCCGGGGGTGAACGGTTCGGCTCGTGCGGGTCAGGCTGCGTGACCCCGGCGTAACTCCGGCGGGTCGCGACCGAAACAGTAGGAGGCTTCTGCTGACTCCGTCCATACTTCGTCACCACTGTGTTCAAAGTTCGCCGGTCTTCGTGCAAAGGTCTGAACGCGGTGCTCCCGCCGCTGTGGGCCTCCGAGGAGATCCGCCGCGATCCGCGGACGTGGGTGCCCGGGGCGCCGGACCGGGCCGAACTGCCCTGGTGCGCCGATCAGTTGCCTACGTCCCGATGGGGCAACAGTCTCTGACCGTGCCGCTGCGGACACACCCGGTGAACCTATGATCGGCCATGGCATCGAGGGCGAGCGGGGGAGAGCGCTGTGGGCAGTCAAGGACCATTAGATGCCGGGTGGTCGGGCGCACGGGGGCGGCGTGCTCTGGGTCTCGTGATCGTCCCTGTGCTGCTCGCCGGCTGCTCGGGCGGGGGCGCCGACAGCCCTCGTACGGAGGACCGCGAGGCCACCGGCCGCGCCGGCCCGAGCGCGGGGGCCACCGCCGGGTCCGGTGGACCGGCCGAGCCCGACCCCGCCCGCCTGCCCCGGACCCGGGCTGCCGCTCTCGACCTCATCGGCCAGGTCATCGCCGGTCCCGACAGCTTCGGCCCCGGGGTGGTGAAGCGGAGCCCGTACGAGAGTGATCCGGCCACCTGGCCGGTGCTCGGCGCCGACTGCGTCTGGAAGCGGGGCAGGCCGGCCGGCACCGTCCTGGCCACCCGCACCCGGTACTTCGAGGTGCCCGCCGCCGCGGGCAAGGGGCCGGTCCGGCTGGCCGCCGTCGTCACCGTCCACCGCAGCCGCGAGGACGCCGAGTGGGAGATGGCGGAGTCCATCGAGGAGACCATGCGCTGCCCCACGCAACAGCTCACCGCCGACGAGCAGGTCGGCTCCATGGTCGCGGCCGCGCTCCTCGGGGAAGAGGAGGTCCAGCGCAACTCCGACGACGCGCTGACGGAGTTCGGCGAGTACCGCTCCACCGAGCTGGGCGGGCCGCACCCCTACACCTGGCAGCAGGCGCAGACGCACCAGGTCACCGTCGCCGTGACCGGCAAAGGGGCGAAGGGGCGCACGGAGAAGGAGATCGGCGCCCTGGTCACCCAGGCGCAGGCCACGATGCTGGTCCGGCTGGAATCCGCCGTCGAGAAGCAGAGCTGAGGCCGGGCGATGGACGCACTGCGACCGAACGATCCCGCGCGCATCGGCGGACACCGGCTCCTGGGCCGCCTCGGGACGGGAGGCATGGGCGTCGTCTACCTCGGACGCACCGACGCCGGAGCGCTCGCCGCCCTCAAGGTGATCCTCCCCGAGTACGCCGGAGACGCGGATTTCCGGACCCGCTTCCGCCGCGAGGCCGAGGCCGCCCGCCGGGTGGACAGCCCCTGGGCCGTCCCGGTCACCGACGCCGACACCGAGTCCGAAACGCCTTGGCTGGCAACGGAGTTCGTGCCCGGACCCACGCTGTCGGAGGCCGTCGCCCGATGCGGCCCGCTGCCCGCCCGCAGCGTCCGTGTGCTCGGCCGACTGCTCGCCCGCGCCCTGACCGCCGTACACGGGGCGGGACTCGTCCACCGGGACGTCAAGCCGGGCAACGTCCTCCTCACGGCCGACGGCCCCCGGCTCATCGACTTCGGGATCGCCCGCGCCGCCGACGCCACCGCACTGACCGCCACCGGCCTCCTCGTCGGGACCCCGGGCTTCCTCCCGCCCGAACAGGCCGCCGGGGGCGGGGCGGTGGCCGGACCGGCCGGGGACGTCTTCTCACTCGGCTGCCTCCTGGCGTACGCGGCCAGGGGGCGGCCACCCTTCGGCGGCGGGGCCGTCGACGCCCTGCTCTACCGCACGGTCCATGACGCGCCCGACCTCGACGGGATCGACGACCCCGGCCTCCGCACCCTGCTGTCCTGCTGTCTGGCCAAGGCCCCGGCCGCCCGCCCCACCGCCGCCGACCTGGACACCAGGATCACCGAGGACGTACCGAGCGACGGCGCGAGCGTCGACTGGCTGCCCGAGGGTGTCGTCCGCATGATCGCACAACGGTCCGCCGCGATGCTGGAACTGCCCGACATCGACGCCACGGTGAGCGATCCCCCGACGGAACCCGCACCGGCCCGGCGGCGGTTCCTGGCGCTCGCGGCGGGCGGCGCGGTGGCGCTCGGGGCGGGCGCCTTCGCCGCGGTACAGCTGATGGGCGACGAGCCCGAGGTTCGTAGCGGCCCACCTACCGGGCGGCGCTGGACAATTGGCGTACACGCCGACCTGACAGGTCCGCAGGAAGCGGCCGGGCGGGCGCAGGAGCGCGGGGCGCGACTCGCCGTCGACAGGTTCAACTCCCGTACGGACAAGCCCTTCACGCTCACCGTGAAGGTTCTCGACGACCGGGGCGAGCCGGCGCGTGCCGTGCGGGTCGCCGAGGAGTTCGCCCGCGACGGGGATGTGCTCGCGGTCATCGGCCCGACCGGCGACGCGACGACCACGGCCGCACTGCCCGCGTACGACGAGGCGGCGCTGCCCCTCCTGACGGTGTCGTCGCTCCAGATCGCCTACCCGGCCCGCGTCAACTCCGCCTTCTTCCAGGCCTGCCCGTCCTATGCGGCCCTCTCCGTCCCCATCGTCAACCATCTCCTCCTGCGCCCCGACGTGGAGCGCCTCGGCGTGCTGATCGACCGGTCCGGCGGGCAGGCGGCGTACCAGGCGGGGTACGCGGCCAACCTGATGACCCCCAGCCTCACCACCGGCACCACCCATCCACGCGTGGTCCCGGCCGGGACGTCCGACCTCGCGCCGGTGATCGCGGACCTCCTCGCCCATAGCAGCGACGCACTCTTCTACGCGGGCGACGCGGCGGGGGCCGCCGGGGCGGCCCATGCCTTGGCGGCCACGCCCTTCAAGGGGCCGCGCGTGGCCCAACACATCGCCATGAGACCGGAGTTCCTGGAGCGGGCGGGGGAGGCGGCCGAGGGGTGGGAGTTCGTCACGCCGTTCACGGACGCCGGTGCGGCAGCGGGTGCCGCCGACTTCGCGGCCGCGCACCGCAAGCGCTTCGGCAGCGCCCCCGCCGCCTGGTCGGCCGAGGCGTACGACGTCACCGGGCTCGTAGCCCAGCGGGTGGCCGCCTTGGTGGACTCGGCCACGAAGGGCGGTGCGGGGCCCACCACTTCACCGGGCGCCACGCCATCCGGGCCCACCGGCGACGGCCGCCCCACCCGTTCCGCGCTCGCCGCCGCTGTCACCACGTCCACGTACAAGGGCGCCTTCCGCACCTACGCCTTCGACAAGCGGCAGACACTGGTGGGCCAGGACGCCCACCTCCACCGGGTGGAGCGCGGCCGCTTCCGCTATCTCGGCCCGGCCCCGAAGCCGAAGAGCTGACGTGCGGCCCCTCACCTCCCAGGACCCCCGCACGGTCGGCCCGTACCGCACGCTGGCCAGGCTCGGCGCGGGGGGCATGGGCGTGGTCTACCTGGCACGTTCGGCGGGCGGGGCCCTCGCCGCCGTGAAGGTGATCCGCGCCGAGCACGCCGCCGACCCCGGCTTCCGGGCCCGGTTCCGGCGCGAGGCGGAGGCCGCCGGGCGGATCACCGGGCCCTGGGTGGTCCCGGTGCTCGGCGCGGACACGGAGGCGCGGGAACCATGGCTGGCGACCGCCTTCGTCCCCGGTCCGTCCCTGGGCGAGCTCGTCGGGGCCGGGGGCGCACTGCCCGCCGGGACCGTACGCGCGCTCGGGGCGCGGCTCGCGGCGGCCCTGGTCACCGTGCACGAGGGCGGGCTGATCCACCGCGACGTGAAGCCCGGAAACGTGCTCCTCGCCCTGGACGGGCCCCGGCTCATCGACTTCGGGATCGCCCGGCACGAGGGCGCGACCGCCCTCACCGCCACCGACGCGCTGATCGGCACCCCGGGCTACCTCGCACCCGAACAGGCCTCAGCCGGACCGGTGGTGGGCCCGGCGTGCGACGTCTTCTCACTGGGCTGTGTCCTGGTGTACGCGGCGACGGGGCGGCGCCCGTTCGGTGACGGCAGCCCGGCGGGCGTCCTGTTCCGGACGATCCACGAGGAGCCGGACCTCGACGACGTACCGCGCGCACTGCTGCCCCTGGTCACGGCCTGCCTGACCAAGGACCCGGCGGCCCGGCCGGGGGCGGGGGAGGTGCGGGACGCGTTGGGGGGAGGGGGTGCGCGCGACGAGCCGGTGGGGGGTGCCGGGGGCGAGGCGTCGGTGGGCGGAGGCGGGGGGCGGGACCCGCGCGAGGCGCTGGCGGGCGGCGCCGGAGGAGGGGACCCGCGCGAGGCGCCGGCGGAGGGCGCCCGGGGCCCCGACCCGCGCGAGGCACTGGCCAGGCCCTCCCCGTCCGGTGCGCCTCGCGGCTCGCGTGGGCCCGACGATCCCGTCTCCGGTGGGGCTCGCGGCTCGCGTGGGCCCGACGATCCCGTCTCCGGTACGGCTCGCGGCTCGCGTGGGCCCGACGGCCCCGTCTCCGGTGGGGCTCGCGGCTCCCGTACGCCCGACGATCCCGTCTCCGGTGCGCCTCCCCACTCCCGTACGCCCGACGACCCCGCTCCCCGTACGCCTCCCCACCCCCGCAGGCCCTCCGCCCCCGCACTCCACCCCCGTACTCCCTCCGACCCCGCGTCCCACCTCCGTACGCCCTCCGACCCCGCCGCCCTGACCCCCGCCACCGCCCCGACACCCCCGGCCCCCTGGCAGCTCCCCGGCCTCTCTGCCCTGATCGCCGAACGTTCGGCCGCCGCCCTCGCGCTGCCCGACCCCGAGCCCCTCCTCCCCGCCACCGTCACACCGGACGCCGGCCCGCCCCCCTCCCTCACCCGCCGCAGGCTCCTCACCGCCGGGGCCGTGCTCCTGACGGGTGGCTCCACGGCGGCCTGGATCGCCATGCGCCGGCGAGACGGAAGCGCATCCGGACCGCAGGACGACCTCCCCACCCGCACCATCGGCCTCCATGCCGATCTCACCGGACCCGGTCGCGCCACCGGCCTGGCCCACCGGCGTGGCGCGCAACTCGCCGTCGACGACCACAACTCCCGTACCGGCAAAGCCTTCCGCCTGGCCCTACGCGTCGAGGATGACGCCGGGGACGCGGCGCGGGCGGTGCGCACGGCCGACCGGCTGGTGGCCGACCCCCAAGTCATCGCCGTCCTCGGGCCGACCGGTGACGTGCTGCCCGAGGCGGTCGTCCTGCGGTACGGAGAGGCGCGGCTCGCCACGGTCGTCGTCGCGGCCGGGTCCGCCACCGGGGCGTGGGACGCGGGCCTCCAGCTCTGTGTGACCCGCCCCTACGACGACAGCCTCGCCCCCGGCCTCGTCAGCTATCTGGTCCACACCCGTCCCGCCGAACGCATCCTCCTCGTCGTCGACGAGGCCGACCCCGACCGGAGCTGGAAGACCGGCTCAGCCTTCCGGGACGCGAACCTCACCGGTACCACCCTCACCGAACACCCCCTTCCCGACGGCGAGTCGGGGTTCCGCCCGGCGGCCCGCCGAGCCACCGCCGTCCGGGCCGACGCCGTGGTCTACACGGGCGGCTCCGCACCCCGGGCCGCCCGCCTCGCCACCGCGCTCGCCGCCGAGGGCTTCACCGGTACAAGGGCCGGAGCCGGACCCGCCCTCGGGCCCGCTTTCCTCCGGGGCGCCGGGAGGGCGGCCGAAGGCTGGGTCTTCGCCGAGGCGTACGCGGACGCGGCGGTGCTCCCGACGGCCGCGAAGTTCACCGCCGCCCACCGCAGGCGCTTCGGCGTCCCGCCCGCCACCTGGGCCGCCGAGGCGTACGACGCGGTCGGCCTGATCGCCCGGGCCTCGGCGGCGACGAGCGCGGGCGGCGAGGAGCGCGGCGGGC
This DNA window, taken from Streptomyces griseus subsp. griseus, encodes the following:
- a CDS encoding bifunctional serine/threonine-protein kinase/ABC transporter substrate-binding protein — encoded protein: MRPLTSQDPRTVGPYRTLARLGAGGMGVVYLARSAGGALAAVKVIRAEHAADPGFRARFRREAEAAGRITGPWVVPVLGADTEAREPWLATAFVPGPSLGELVGAGGALPAGTVRALGARLAAALVTVHEGGLIHRDVKPGNVLLALDGPRLIDFGIARHEGATALTATDALIGTPGYLAPEQASAGPVVGPACDVFSLGCVLVYAATGRRPFGDGSPAGVLFRTIHEEPDLDDVPRALLPLVTACLTKDPAARPGAGEVRDALGGGGARDEPVGGAGGEASVGGGGGRDPREALAGGAGGGDPREAPAEGARGPDPREALARPSPSGAPRGSRGPDDPVSGGARGSRGPDDPVSGTARGSRGPDGPVSGGARGSRTPDDPVSGAPPHSRTPDDPAPRTPPHPRRPSAPALHPRTPSDPASHLRTPSDPAALTPATAPTPPAPWQLPGLSALIAERSAAALALPDPEPLLPATVTPDAGPPPSLTRRRLLTAGAVLLTGGSTAAWIAMRRRDGSASGPQDDLPTRTIGLHADLTGPGRATGLAHRRGAQLAVDDHNSRTGKAFRLALRVEDDAGDAARAVRTADRLVADPQVIAVLGPTGDVLPEAVVLRYGEARLATVVVAAGSATGAWDAGLQLCVTRPYDDSLAPGLVSYLVHTRPAERILLVVDEADPDRSWKTGSAFRDANLTGTTLTEHPLPDGESGFRPAARRATAVRADAVVYTGGSAPRAARLATALAAEGFTGTRAGAGPALGPAFLRGAGRAAEGWVFAEAYADAAVLPTAAKFTAAHRRRFGVPPATWAAEAYDAVGLIARASAATSAGGEERGGLAQRLIRTEHRGIVRTLAFQTSTRQVRHAGGIHLYRIEKGRPRFLGPYGEL